In Nocardia yunnanensis, one DNA window encodes the following:
- a CDS encoding MATE family efflux transporter, producing the protein MSGATRQSSARQSDGRQLTALATPIALTQLAQVAVSTTNIALMGTLGVRQVAAGGLALVLFNQIRTMCVGLITGTGNQVATVVSRADKQGRRSEAQVREVVRSSFLIATLAGVLGGALLIGLGWALRWLGQDAAVLAQARPMMVALAPGLLPCLWFQVLRQYTIGLQRPQALLLVTLGSVALNLVLALAFMHGWAGLPALGLTGVGVATSLVFLLTFGVFWAMVRRDPKLGATLPVRWWPVHRATVWEELRLGTPIALTYGSEAGMFSVLALVMGGIGAAALAAHNVVYQLVYIVFQVAIGLSHGASILVSKAVARDEFAHARSVARLALRYAAVVTALTGLAYVLAPGWVLRPFLTDGDAAAEHVAHTLLWVAIALQFFDAAQNIAVGLLRGLKDTKAGFRLSLIGYWGVGLPTALLLAFPLRMGAAGVWLGLGAGLATTAALMLRRFFTLLHVREQEHRPVLAGSPHA; encoded by the coding sequence ATGAGCGGTGCGACTCGGCAATCCAGCGCACGGCAGTCCGACGGCCGGCAGCTGACCGCGCTGGCCACGCCCATCGCCCTGACCCAGCTCGCCCAGGTGGCGGTCTCCACCACGAACATCGCCCTGATGGGCACGCTCGGGGTGCGGCAGGTCGCGGCGGGCGGGCTGGCGCTGGTGCTGTTCAACCAGATTCGCACCATGTGCGTCGGATTGATCACCGGCACCGGCAATCAGGTGGCGACCGTGGTGAGCCGGGCCGACAAGCAGGGCCGGCGGTCCGAGGCGCAGGTGCGCGAGGTGGTGCGGTCGAGTTTCCTGATCGCGACGCTGGCGGGCGTGCTGGGCGGGGCGCTGCTCATCGGGCTGGGGTGGGCGCTGCGCTGGCTGGGCCAGGACGCGGCGGTGCTGGCGCAGGCGCGGCCGATGATGGTCGCGCTGGCCCCGGGACTGCTGCCCTGCCTGTGGTTTCAGGTGTTGCGGCAGTACACGATCGGGCTGCAGCGACCGCAGGCGCTGCTGCTGGTGACACTGGGCTCGGTGGCCTTGAACCTGGTGCTGGCGCTGGCGTTCATGCACGGCTGGGCGGGCCTGCCGGCCCTCGGGCTGACCGGTGTCGGCGTGGCCACCTCGCTGGTCTTCCTGCTCACCTTCGGGGTGTTCTGGGCGATGGTGCGCCGCGACCCGAAACTCGGTGCGACACTGCCGGTTCGGTGGTGGCCGGTGCATCGGGCGACGGTGTGGGAGGAGCTGCGGCTGGGCACCCCGATCGCGCTCACCTACGGCTCCGAGGCCGGCATGTTCTCGGTGCTGGCGCTGGTGATGGGCGGGATCGGCGCGGCCGCGCTGGCCGCCCACAATGTGGTCTATCAGCTGGTGTACATCGTGTTCCAGGTGGCGATCGGGCTCTCGCACGGGGCGTCGATCCTGGTGAGCAAGGCGGTGGCGCGCGACGAATTCGCGCACGCACGGTCGGTGGCGCGGCTGGCGCTGCGGTACGCGGCGGTCGTCACCGCGCTCACGGGGTTGGCCTACGTGCTGGCCCCAGGTTGGGTGTTGCGGCCGTTCCTGACCGACGGCGACGCGGCGGCCGAACACGTGGCGCACACGCTGCTGTGGGTCGCCATCGCACTGCAGTTCTTCGACGCCGCTCAGAACATTGCGGTCGGTCTGCTGCGGGGGCTCAAGGACACCAAGGCCGGCTTCCGGCTCTCGCTCATCGGGTACTGGGGTGTGGGATTGCCCACTGCGCTGCTGCTGGCTTTCCCGCTGCGAATGGGCGCGGCGGGCGTGTGGCTGGGGCTGGGCGCGGGCCTCGCCACCACCGCTGCCCTGATGCTGCGCCGCTTCTTCACGCTGCTTCATGTGCGTGAGCAGGAGCATCGGCCGGTGCTGGCCGGTAGCCCCCACGCCTAG
- a CDS encoding phosphodiesterase, with protein MHITRVAEYPKPDHVLFHFSDTHLIAADAELYGTVDAEARLESLLGQAEASRIAPTAIVFTGDLTDRGEAGAYRKLRDLVEPWAERLGAPVVWVAGNHDERAVLREHLLDEQPSGAPFDAVHMFDGLRVIALDTTVPGHHWGEITDAQLAWLRDVLAEPAPFGTILAMHHPPLPCVQDLAVLVELRDQRRLADVLDGTDVRAILAGHLHLSSTATFAGIPVSVASATCYSQDMAAAEGGQRGRDGAQAFNYVHVYPDTIVHSVVPIGHGPTVGKPADPEQAAEKLADAGIVIPPAARIPHVLRRRTEAPESDGETVL; from the coding sequence GTGCACATCACACGAGTCGCCGAGTATCCCAAGCCAGACCATGTGCTTTTCCATTTCAGTGACACCCATCTGATCGCCGCCGACGCCGAGCTGTACGGCACGGTCGACGCCGAAGCGCGGCTCGAGAGCCTGCTGGGCCAGGCCGAGGCCAGCCGCATCGCGCCGACCGCCATCGTGTTCACCGGCGACCTCACCGACCGCGGTGAGGCGGGCGCGTACCGCAAGCTGCGCGATCTGGTGGAGCCGTGGGCCGAACGCCTGGGCGCGCCGGTGGTCTGGGTCGCCGGCAATCACGACGAGCGCGCGGTCCTGCGTGAGCATCTGCTCGACGAGCAGCCCTCGGGCGCGCCGTTCGACGCGGTGCACATGTTCGACGGGCTGCGCGTCATCGCCCTCGACACCACCGTCCCCGGCCACCACTGGGGTGAGATCACCGATGCCCAATTGGCTTGGCTGCGTGATGTTCTCGCCGAGCCGGCGCCCTTCGGCACCATTCTCGCCATGCATCACCCGCCGCTGCCCTGCGTGCAGGATCTGGCCGTGCTGGTCGAGCTGCGCGATCAGCGCCGCCTCGCCGACGTGCTCGACGGCACCGACGTGCGCGCGATTCTGGCCGGGCACCTGCATCTTTCGAGCACCGCGACCTTCGCGGGCATTCCGGTCTCGGTGGCGTCGGCCACCTGCTACAGCCAGGACATGGCGGCCGCCGAGGGTGGCCAGCGCGGCCGCGACGGCGCGCAGGCGTTCAACTACGTGCACGTCTACCCGGACACCATCGTCCACTCGGTGGTCCCCATCGGCCACGGCCCCACCGTCGGCAAGCCCGCCGATCCGGAGCAGGCCGCCGAGAAGCTCGCCGACGCGGGCATCGTGATACCCCCCGCGGCCCGCATCCCACACGTCCTCCGCCGCCGGACCGAGGCCCCCGAATCCGACGGCGAGACAGTCCTCTGA
- the mtnK gene encoding S-methyl-5-thioribose kinase, producing the protein MTREYRILEAEDVPGYLRERGYFAGDAFADSDIHVHEVSDGNLNRVFLATHRDGRSLAVKQALPWVRVAGPSWPMSPERATAEARAYRRVTAVAPETVPAVHGYDADNYALTMENLADLRVLRTVLNEGAGFGGASTAVGVFVARLAFATSDFGMSSAERKALLAESVNPELCKITEDLVLAEPYLEHEHNHWHESVADLAAAFRADPALRTEIAELRHTFMSGAQALLHGDLHTGSIMVGERDGREVVKIFDPEFSFVGPVGFDLGLYWGNVIAADARARVLAPDAGHLDEIAHSWQAFDTEFRALWPTRVDTFFDDAYLDRFLRRVWTDALGYAGAEIIRRIVGFAQLSDLETLPDPGPATRRALRIGRELVLRRGTLADPRQVRKAITEIADDSGIGAA; encoded by the coding sequence ATGACACGGGAATATCGGATCCTGGAGGCCGAGGACGTCCCCGGCTATCTGCGCGAGCGCGGCTACTTCGCCGGAGACGCGTTCGCCGACAGCGACATCCACGTTCACGAGGTCTCCGACGGCAATCTCAACCGGGTATTCCTGGCCACGCACCGCGACGGCCGCAGTCTCGCGGTCAAGCAGGCCCTGCCGTGGGTCCGGGTCGCCGGGCCGTCGTGGCCCATGAGCCCCGAACGCGCGACCGCCGAGGCCCGCGCCTACCGCCGCGTCACCGCGGTCGCGCCGGAAACCGTTCCGGCGGTGCACGGTTACGACGCGGACAACTACGCGCTCACCATGGAGAACCTCGCCGATCTGCGGGTGCTGCGCACGGTCCTGAACGAGGGCGCCGGCTTCGGTGGCGCGTCCACCGCCGTCGGCGTCTTCGTCGCGCGATTGGCCTTCGCCACCAGCGATTTCGGCATGTCCAGCGCGGAACGCAAAGCGCTGCTGGCGGAATCGGTGAACCCGGAGCTCTGCAAGATCACCGAGGATCTGGTGCTCGCCGAACCGTATCTCGAACACGAGCACAACCACTGGCACGAATCGGTCGCCGACCTGGCCGCCGCCTTCCGCGCCGATCCGGCACTGCGGACCGAGATCGCCGAGCTGCGGCACACTTTCATGTCCGGTGCCCAGGCGCTGCTGCACGGCGACCTGCACACCGGCAGCATCATGGTCGGCGAACGCGACGGCCGCGAGGTGGTCAAGATCTTCGACCCCGAATTCTCCTTCGTCGGACCCGTCGGCTTCGACCTCGGCCTCTACTGGGGCAATGTGATCGCCGCCGATGCCCGCGCGCGTGTCCTGGCGCCCGACGCCGGCCATCTCGACGAGATCGCCCACAGCTGGCAGGCTTTCGACACCGAATTCCGCGCCCTGTGGCCCACCCGCGTCGACACCTTCTTCGACGACGCCTACCTCGACCGGTTCCTGCGCCGGGTATGGACCGACGCCCTCGGCTACGCCGGCGCGGAAATCATCCGCCGCATAGTGGGTTTCGCCCAGCTCTCCGACCTCGAGACGCTGCCCGATCCCGGGCCCGCCACCCGGCGCGCCCTACGGATCGGCCGGGAACTGGTGTTGCGCCGCGGCACGCTCGCGGATCCGCGGCAGGTGCGCAAGGCCATTACGGAAATCGCGGACGATTCCGGAATCGGCGCAGCCTGA
- a CDS encoding ABC transporter permease — protein sequence MTATDRPAPVVAAPVAGDGVREAVVKYGFIVVTLALFAWFLVSEPTFRNSATLLDILRYVSVAAILGLGVTLTMAVGGLDMSVGAVAGLGVSVAAQTMVVHNQIGAIAVLAVLGAGAAAGLVNAALVVLLRVPDMLATLGTMFVIQGSKLILVDGQSISPGMTLADGSTAPGKFTAGFLSIDRGSVLGIPVSVLIFAALTLLAWMFLARTRWGRVLYAIGANREAARLAGVRVGAYRSLAYVASGVLAAIGGLILAARIGQGDVSAGNSQLLEAVAVALVGTSVLGRGKPNVWGTALGAVLIGIISSGLTIAGLPYYTQDVVQGGVLVLALVFSFTLSGGKRV from the coding sequence ATGACAGCGACCGACCGGCCCGCGCCCGTGGTCGCCGCACCCGTCGCGGGCGACGGTGTCCGGGAAGCCGTCGTCAAGTACGGCTTCATCGTCGTCACCCTCGCCCTGTTCGCCTGGTTCCTGGTGAGCGAGCCCACATTCCGCAATTCCGCGACGCTGCTGGACATCCTGCGCTACGTCTCCGTGGCCGCGATCCTCGGCCTCGGTGTCACCCTGACCATGGCGGTCGGCGGGCTGGACATGTCGGTCGGCGCGGTCGCCGGTCTCGGCGTCTCGGTCGCCGCGCAGACCATGGTGGTGCACAACCAGATCGGGGCGATCGCGGTGCTGGCCGTGCTCGGCGCGGGCGCGGCGGCCGGGCTGGTGAACGCCGCCCTGGTGGTGCTGCTGCGCGTGCCGGACATGCTGGCGACGCTCGGCACCATGTTCGTCATCCAGGGCAGCAAGCTGATTCTCGTCGACGGTCAGTCCATCTCCCCGGGTATGACCCTCGCGGACGGTTCCACCGCGCCGGGCAAGTTCACCGCCGGGTTCCTGTCCATCGATCGCGGCAGTGTCCTCGGCATCCCGGTCTCGGTCCTGATCTTCGCCGCGCTGACCCTGCTCGCCTGGATGTTCCTGGCTCGAACCCGCTGGGGCAGAGTGCTGTACGCGATCGGCGCCAACCGGGAAGCCGCCCGCCTGGCCGGGGTGCGGGTCGGGGCGTATCGAAGCCTGGCCTACGTGGCGTCGGGGGTACTGGCCGCGATCGGCGGCCTGATCCTGGCCGCCCGCATCGGTCAGGGCGATGTGTCGGCGGGCAATTCGCAACTGCTGGAAGCGGTGGCGGTGGCCCTGGTCGGCACCTCGGTGCTCGGGCGCGGCAAACCCAATGTGTGGGGCACCGCGCTGGGCGCGGTCTTGATCGGCATCATCTCCTCCGGCCTCACCATCGCCGGATTGCCCTACTACACCCAGGATGTCGTGCAGGGCGGGGTGCTGGTGCTGGCGCTGGTGTTCAGTTTCACGCTGTCGGGAGGCAAACGGGTATGA
- a CDS encoding sugar ABC transporter ATP-binding protein, with the protein MSLTDVGAPAVSLRDVGMSFGGKTVLDGVSLDLAPGGVTALLGANGAGKSTLIKVLSGVHAEHRGRVSVGGVAAELRTPLAAQRLGIRTVHQHIAAGVVPGLSVAENLVFDELAGDRGNPLRSGRRVLLRAREIKATLDLNWSDRVLRRDVAELGLSDQQLLILARALSTRPRLLILDEPTSALSAAEARRLFAIVERLRSDGIAVLYVSHRLGEIDSLADRLVVLRDGRVTADLPRPFDWDAALRAMLATAQAATTLRPADAGPGNGEVALSFRGVSLLPERRPQDLELRAGEVTGVVGLLGAGKTELAAGLTGVAAFRDGGLELDGKPYRPKHPADAIRDGVYLVPEDRHADALIPGWSLAQNLSLPFLRSVSGFAGLISPAREAERARRTIARLGVVARDEHSLIEELSGGNQQKIVVGRWLAQRPRVLVLDEPFRGVDIGARRDIGRQARALAGDGAAVLVLSSDIDEVLEVADRVLVLVDGEIRLDTYDPEPDRILDTLATLGGPR; encoded by the coding sequence TTGTCGCTCACTGATGTTGGGGCGCCGGCGGTTTCGCTGCGCGACGTCGGAATGTCGTTCGGCGGCAAGACCGTTCTCGACGGCGTGAGCCTCGACCTCGCGCCCGGCGGCGTGACCGCTCTGCTGGGCGCGAACGGCGCGGGCAAATCGACGCTGATCAAGGTGCTGTCGGGGGTGCACGCCGAGCACCGCGGCCGGGTGTCGGTCGGCGGTGTCGCCGCCGAGCTGCGCACGCCGCTGGCGGCGCAGCGCCTGGGCATCCGCACCGTGCATCAGCACATCGCCGCGGGCGTCGTCCCGGGGCTCTCGGTCGCCGAAAACCTGGTGTTCGACGAACTGGCCGGCGACCGCGGCAATCCGCTGCGCAGTGGCAGGCGAGTGCTGTTGCGGGCCAGGGAGATTAAAGCCACGCTGGATCTCAACTGGAGCGATCGCGTCCTGCGCCGCGATGTCGCCGAACTCGGCCTCTCCGATCAGCAGCTGCTGATTCTGGCCCGCGCCCTGTCCACGCGCCCGCGGCTACTGATTCTCGACGAGCCCACCTCGGCCCTGTCGGCGGCGGAGGCGCGTCGACTGTTCGCGATCGTCGAGCGACTGCGTTCGGACGGGATCGCCGTGCTGTACGTCTCCCACCGTCTCGGTGAAATCGACTCCCTCGCCGACCGATTGGTCGTGCTGCGCGACGGCCGCGTCACCGCCGATCTGCCGCGCCCCTTCGACTGGGATGCCGCGCTGCGGGCCATGCTGGCCACCGCGCAGGCCGCCACCACGCTGCGCCCCGCCGACGCGGGACCCGGCAATGGTGAAGTGGCGCTGTCGTTTCGGGGTGTTTCGCTGCTGCCCGAACGTCGTCCGCAGGACCTCGAGCTGCGGGCCGGGGAGGTGACCGGGGTCGTGGGTCTGCTGGGCGCGGGCAAGACCGAACTCGCCGCCGGGCTGACCGGGGTCGCGGCCTTCCGCGACGGTGGACTCGAACTGGACGGCAAGCCCTACCGGCCCAAGCATCCCGCGGACGCGATCCGCGACGGCGTGTACCTGGTACCCGAGGACCGGCACGCCGACGCGCTGATCCCGGGATGGTCGCTGGCACAGAATCTTTCGCTGCCGTTCCTGCGATCGGTCTCGGGATTCGCCGGGTTGATCTCCCCGGCCCGCGAGGCCGAACGAGCCCGCCGCACCATCGCTCGGCTCGGCGTCGTCGCCCGCGACGAGCACAGCCTCATCGAGGAACTCTCCGGCGGCAATCAGCAGAAGATCGTGGTCGGCCGCTGGCTGGCGCAGCGGCCGCGCGTCCTCGTCTTGGACGAACCCTTCCGCGGCGTCGATATCGGGGCGCGGCGCGATATCGGGCGGCAGGCCCGCGCCCTCGCCGGCGACGGCGCCGCCGTGCTGGTGTTGTCCTCGGACATCGACGAGGTGCTCGAGGTCGCCGACCGGGTGCTCGTGCTCGTCGACGGCGAAATCCGGCTCGACACCTACGATCCCGAGCCCGATCGCATTCTCGACACGCTCGCGACGCTGGGAGGCCCGCGATGA
- a CDS encoding substrate-binding domain-containing protein encodes MTRFSVALAAPVLAVALLVSGCSQSSNSGAPQASTPAVAPATGKKPAPFDQGGVKVALVRQSGAGDYFEQWGNGAKAQAKAVGIDLAVYDAQADNAKQATDLSTAINSGAKAIIVDHGFPATVGPLIDQAIDKGITVVTYDVESSNPKVIATRQNDADIASVAIGALAAAIGKNAPVGYVNVAGFAPLDKRDAVWQKALGDNGWNQQFKVGKVSDSTATDTVPLVSAALTQHGDVKGIFAPYDELAKGTVLAVQNKHLENAVKVVGADISNADIQLITADHSPWVATAGTDPSAVGAAVVRTIALQIAGQLGKQAVEFPAVAVSRDLLVSKKIQNLDQLRAALPALNLGQVSAADWIPVVAH; translated from the coding sequence GTGACCCGCTTCTCGGTGGCCTTGGCCGCACCCGTTCTCGCCGTCGCGCTGCTGGTGAGCGGATGCTCGCAGTCGTCGAATTCGGGTGCGCCGCAAGCCTCGACGCCCGCGGTGGCGCCGGCGACCGGCAAGAAGCCCGCGCCGTTCGACCAGGGCGGGGTGAAGGTCGCGCTGGTGCGGCAGAGCGGAGCCGGGGACTACTTCGAGCAGTGGGGCAATGGCGCGAAGGCGCAGGCCAAGGCGGTCGGGATCGACCTGGCCGTCTATGACGCGCAGGCCGACAACGCCAAGCAGGCCACCGACCTGTCCACCGCGATCAATTCGGGCGCCAAGGCCATCATCGTCGACCACGGCTTCCCCGCCACCGTCGGACCGCTCATCGATCAGGCGATCGACAAGGGCATCACGGTGGTGACCTACGATGTCGAGTCGAGCAATCCCAAGGTGATCGCCACGCGGCAGAACGACGCCGATATCGCCTCGGTCGCCATCGGTGCGCTGGCCGCCGCCATCGGCAAGAACGCACCGGTCGGATACGTGAACGTGGCGGGCTTCGCGCCGCTGGACAAGCGAGACGCGGTGTGGCAGAAGGCGCTCGGGGACAATGGCTGGAACCAGCAGTTCAAGGTCGGCAAGGTGAGCGATTCGACCGCCACCGACACCGTGCCGCTGGTGAGCGCCGCGCTGACCCAGCACGGTGACGTGAAGGGCATCTTCGCGCCGTACGACGAACTCGCCAAGGGCACGGTGCTCGCGGTGCAGAACAAGCATCTGGAGAACGCCGTCAAGGTGGTGGGCGCGGACATCTCCAACGCCGACATCCAGCTCATCACCGCCGACCACAGCCCCTGGGTGGCCACCGCCGGCACCGACCCGTCCGCGGTCGGCGCGGCGGTCGTGCGCACCATCGCCCTGCAGATCGCCGGGCAGCTGGGCAAGCAGGCCGTCGAGTTCCCGGCCGTCGCGGTGAGCCGGGATCTGCTGGTGTCGAAGAAGATTCAGAATCTGGATCAGCTGCGCGCGGCACTGCCCGCACTGAACCTCGGCCAGGTGAGCGCCGCCGACTGGATCCCCGTTGTCGCTCACTGA
- a CDS encoding TetR/AcrR family transcriptional regulator, with product MPPRRRLSPDQRRAELLDVGARLFAELPYDQVQMDQVADRAGISRALLYRHFPKKSALFAAIYQRAAEDLQGRVHLDPDLPLSDQVAAGLDAHLDYFEANRNTVLAANRSLTGDPVVQAIVFGDHAAMREVVLTALGVSGTDREVMSALVTSWLMFVHTLCLEWLEHQVLTRDQVRAACLGALRGILDA from the coding sequence ATGCCACCGCGCCGTCGTCTCAGTCCCGATCAGCGTCGCGCCGAACTGCTCGATGTCGGCGCGCGGCTGTTCGCCGAACTGCCCTACGACCAGGTGCAGATGGATCAGGTCGCGGATCGGGCCGGCATCTCGCGGGCGCTGCTGTACCGCCACTTTCCGAAGAAGAGCGCGCTGTTCGCGGCCATCTATCAGCGGGCCGCCGAGGATCTGCAGGGCCGGGTCCACCTCGATCCCGACCTGCCCCTGTCCGATCAGGTGGCCGCCGGACTCGACGCCCATCTCGACTATTTCGAGGCCAACCGCAACACCGTGCTGGCCGCCAACCGGTCGCTGACGGGGGATCCGGTGGTGCAGGCCATCGTGTTCGGCGACCACGCCGCCATGCGCGAGGTCGTGCTCACCGCCCTCGGGGTGTCCGGCACCGACCGCGAGGTCATGTCCGCGCTGGTCACCTCGTGGCTGATGTTCGTGCACACGCTGTGCCTGGAATGGCTCGAACACCAGGTGCTGACCCGCGACCAGGTCCGCGCCGCCTGCCTGGGCGCCCTGCGAGGCATCCTCGACGCATAG
- a CDS encoding DUF4345 domain-containing protein → MKSVLRWYLVVFGVACVLIALAHIFIGPSTIIGANTPNATLDGDIRFSMVLFLAYGVACVWAARDLDRNAGFIHLLMLLFFVGGLVRLLTVAYVGWPHWFYVVMLVVELVMPLVYSTLLQQVTHRPIRPSLPAAAAEPSFGAAPSARPTE, encoded by the coding sequence ATGAAGTCCGTATTGCGTTGGTACCTGGTCGTATTCGGCGTCGCCTGCGTGCTGATCGCGCTGGCCCACATATTCATCGGCCCCAGCACCATCATCGGAGCCAACACCCCCAATGCCACCCTGGACGGCGACATTCGCTTCTCCATGGTGCTGTTCCTCGCCTACGGCGTCGCCTGCGTGTGGGCTGCACGGGACCTGGACCGCAATGCCGGCTTCATCCACCTGCTGATGCTGCTGTTCTTCGTCGGCGGCCTGGTGCGCCTGCTCACGGTCGCCTATGTGGGCTGGCCGCACTGGTTCTACGTCGTCATGCTCGTCGTCGAACTGGTCATGCCGCTGGTGTATTCGACGCTGCTGCAACAGGTCACGCACCGGCCGATCCGGCCGAGCCTCCCGGCCGCCGCCGCGGAGCCGTCTTTCGGTGCAGCGCCTTCGGCGCGCCCCACCGAGTGA
- a CDS encoding stealth family protein, with protein sequence MVDELVGRASVANLVVSDAVAEDLRYLRGELTLAEVPYLLVRDAEHRLVLAVDSVHRAALRRVLGAAMVAGFCCNEKQHNVFRLGRDLDPAHHVDIELWEYHGDTVECPRPNALTRMVFDVADVEPATVRLYELNWPTLAGMFAPHASDVGFDIDIVFSWVDGTDPEFRARRAGMMAQVVVGEGDEADARIRQIDELRYALRSVHKNAPWIRRIFIATDSRVPDWLADDPQVTIVRAVDHFSDLSGLPVFNSHAVECQLQHIEGLSEHFLYSNDDMFFARPVRPSMFFTPAGISRYIEAGTRIGPGANNERRSGFENAARVNRALLARRFGNVITRHLEHTPVPLRRSVLQEMEQVFAEDFARTRASRFRAATDISVTNSLYHYYALLTGRAVPQEAAKVRYVDTTAYTGLALLDGLAKRRNVDFFCLNDGSFPEVPEAERVRAVAEFLETYFPEPAPWEKPETIAGTMTAFESGAA encoded by the coding sequence TGCTGGTGCGTGATGCCGAGCATCGGTTGGTGCTGGCGGTGGACAGCGTGCACCGGGCGGCCCTGAGAAGGGTGCTGGGCGCCGCCATGGTCGCCGGATTCTGCTGCAACGAGAAGCAGCACAACGTCTTCCGGCTGGGACGTGATCTGGATCCGGCCCATCACGTGGATATCGAGCTGTGGGAGTACCACGGTGACACGGTGGAGTGCCCGCGCCCGAACGCCTTGACCCGCATGGTGTTCGACGTCGCCGATGTGGAACCGGCCACCGTGCGCCTCTACGAGCTGAACTGGCCGACGCTGGCGGGCATGTTCGCCCCGCACGCCAGCGATGTCGGCTTCGATATCGACATCGTGTTCTCCTGGGTGGACGGCACCGACCCCGAATTCCGCGCGCGCCGTGCGGGAATGATGGCGCAGGTGGTGGTGGGCGAGGGGGACGAGGCCGACGCCCGCATCCGCCAGATCGACGAATTGCGTTACGCGCTGCGCTCGGTGCACAAGAACGCGCCGTGGATTCGCCGCATCTTCATCGCCACCGATTCCCGGGTGCCGGACTGGCTGGCCGACGATCCGCAGGTGACGATCGTGCGCGCGGTGGATCACTTCTCGGACCTCAGCGGGCTGCCGGTGTTCAATTCCCATGCGGTGGAATGCCAATTGCAGCACATCGAGGGATTGTCGGAGCACTTCCTGTACTCGAACGACGACATGTTCTTCGCGCGCCCGGTGCGCCCGTCGATGTTCTTCACGCCCGCGGGGATCAGCCGCTACATCGAGGCGGGCACCCGGATCGGCCCGGGCGCCAACAACGAACGCCGCAGCGGTTTCGAGAACGCGGCGCGAGTCAACCGCGCGCTGCTGGCCCGCCGGTTCGGCAACGTCATCACCCGGCATCTCGAGCACACGCCGGTTCCGTTGCGCCGCAGCGTATTGCAGGAGATGGAGCAGGTCTTCGCCGAGGATTTCGCCCGCACCCGCGCCAGCCGGTTCCGCGCCGCCACCGATATCTCGGTGACCAATTCGCTGTATCACTACTACGCGCTGCTCACCGGCCGCGCCGTGCCGCAGGAGGCCGCGAAGGTCCGCTACGTGGACACCACCGCGTACACCGGCCTGGCCCTGCTCGACGGTCTGGCCAAGCGCCGCAATGTCGATTTCTTCTGCCTCAACGACGGCAGTTTCCCGGAGGTCCCGGAGGCCGAACGGGTGCGCGCCGTCGCCGAATTCCTGGAGACCTATTTCCCGGAACCGGCGCCCTGGGAGAAGCCGGAAACCATTGCGGGCACGATGACGGCGTTCGAATCGGGCGCGGCCTGA